The window GGCGAGACGGGTAGAACTTGTGAATTTGCTTACCCAAAGAGCCTAATTAATGGCTGAGGTGGTGGAGCGCGTTGCGCCATCGCTTTTAGCTTACTTCTAGTCTCACTCGACTCGATGGGACAGACAAGGAGCTCTCTATATATTTTGGTAATAAAGACACAACACTCGCAACCATCTATTCTCCTTACATTCCCTGCTATATTTCGTGGTATACACTTACCTTTCCCTGTCAACTGACTCCTGCCACATTTCTCCTGATGGATGATAGAAGAAGTAAGCCAATGCGCCTTACGCTATGCTGAGACAATCCATGTAGCGCTAACAGCGAGTCCCTAGGACAACCGGAACGCAACCGTGATGGTAACCGTGATAGCAACCGCCCCCGGTTTGAGTTCATAACTGTCTCTGGAACAAACATTCGTGGCGATACTGAAACTCGGAGGCGTGTCAGAAGCCGAGCGCAAGCTGATTATCGTCGGCGCAACCCACCTCCACCGCGGAATGCTTTGACCGTTGACCTTGATGTTGGGTCATGGCTTCAGGCTTTATCGCGCGATGCAGCTCTGAGACCACAGCTCGGTGAACCAGCGCCGCTAGATTTGCAACAGGTCAATGAAACGATACAGATTAACCCAGCAGGACACGAACTCATAGGCGGAAGAGAGGGTGCTGGCATTTTTTTGCTGGTGCCCTCGGATCAGAGGCCACGCGCCCGCCAGTTATGGAATCATTGTTCGTTAAATGTATTCCCCCTTCTGCTTATTTAGTTTGCTCACCATTGTGGTTTAGTGTACGGCGGAGGCTGCGTCATCTTCAAATCTATGATTGAGATTGGGTTTCTCGATATTCTACAGGGATCCGCATCACTTACACAGATGCTGTCGTCTTCCGCTTGGCACAGGAAGCAGGTGGGGACTGGGGATCACGAGAGTAGCATAGATTATGCGAGATACTCTCTCATGGCCACAAGAGCATTACGACTACGGTTGGATGATCCGACCCAGAGAGCCAATCTCGAAACCATCATAGCAATTCTCACGTTTGCGGCGTTCGCAGTAGGTGTTGATTGAACCTTCTTACATAACGAGATTTTGTTGGACTGACCGATTATAGAATCTGACAAGCAACCCGCATCTCATTAACGTGCATCTTGATGGACTCTCTCACGCCATCAGTGGTGTTGGTGGCCTAACGGCGCTTCAGCATCTGCCTATTatttggatgatgatgtattGGTATGGTCCCAGTTCTTCATGCTCCATGTTGTCGCAAATGTAACTCATTGTTCTCTTAGGATTGATATACGCGGCAGCTATCTCCAAGATATAAAACCACGCTATCCCCAGCCATATGATATCTTATCAACTGAGAGCCGACTCCGAATTGCCACAATGCCCGCGGCGAGACCATCCGATAGCGACAGCACACTAAGCCAGGATCCAGCAGTTGTCCACATTTTTGATGCGATACAGCAGGTCAATTCTATTTTAACTGCCGAAGCAAATGCACGAGGCGACGCGTTCTGGCGAACAGTTCTGTTCCCGGGCTTTCACTTTGCCCCGATTCTTTACGACCTTTTATCATTACCTAGGGAGACGGACGGTGTGTCTACACAATTTTCAAAGCGAAGAGAATGCTTCCGGCTGGCCGGTATCCTTTACATTAGTGAAGTGCGGGCTAAATTTGGGATGGACAACACCGGAGCCACATCGTACGCATATAAGTTATTACTGGCATTGAAGAGTCGCGATATGTTGGTCTCATGGGGTAGCGACAACGACTTCTTACTCTGGAGCCTCGTTATTGGATCTGTCTCCCTATGCGTACCCGAAACCCTGCGTCTTGAGTTTATGGAACTTTTGTCAGAATACCCATCTATCACCGGAGTTGCATCTCTTCGCGACGCTATACCCCCTGAGTTTCGAAGTTCATATGAAGCTACGTGACACATTTTGGTGGCAATTTCGGTGATGCAAAATGGAAGCTAATTTggttttgttcttcttgtttgtgTGCGGATATACCATTACGCTTTTATGCTCACATGAATATACAACGGAAGGAACATAGATAACATGACGAATAATATGAAAATGACATCAATTCCTACAATTGGGTACCCGGAGCATAGGTTAACTGTAGATGATCATTACAATGATTGCAACATATCGCGCTGATCATGATAAACTCTTTCCCGCCTTAGGGCCTCCAGCGAAATCCCGGATGCTTCCAATCAAGGTCTTCAATTTCCTCTGGAGATAGGCCATTCAGCTGTTCTTCGACATTGCGGCCATCTCGTTTGCGGTTATCTCTAATCATCCACACCAACATAGCGCTGCTCACAATGAGCACCATTGTCGTGGTAGCAAGATTGAGACCATTGCCGATGTGAAAATTGGGTGCATCAAAAGGCAAGAAGCTCCATGTTGAGATGAGACCCCCAATATTGCCAAGCATGACTAAAAAAGCATTGTTAGCACGACGGAGGTTGATACTGGCATCGTTATAGTGATTGAGTGAAGTAAGAATGTGAAATACCTGTAAAGCCGATTGCACTGCTTCTTGCCGAATCAGTAACAACGTTGGCGCTCACTTGCGAATTAACCATTGggccaagagcaaagacTGAACTCGTGATCAAGAACGTTGCGCCATATCTGACCCTTGGATTGGTGCTCGCCAGAAACATAATGTACCCCGTCATCCCCAGCGGTGCACTAGCAGCAATGATGATTTGACGACGGTCGATGTGCCAACTGAGAAGAGGGAACACGACAGTAAAGAATGCACCAACAATATATGGCGGTACCGTATAGAGTTGTTGGGAGATGACACTGTTGTGAGGATAGATCGTCTGTACCACTGTTGGCGTGAAGAAAGCAAGTCCCTGTACTGTGATGttaacaaaaagaaagatgatggcggtggAAATTGTCATTGGATTTTTGATTCCACgaagcatcttctttttgtccATTTTGTCAAGAAGAGTTGTTGTTCCTACACGTTCGGACTTGATTCGAGCAATGCAAAGATCCCTTTCGTCCTGGGTCAACCAACGCGCTGTTGATGGTCGATCAGTAATGGTGAAGAAAGAGATTACTGATAACCCAACCGTGATAACACCCTCAATGGCAAAAATCATGCGCCAAGATGTAAAACTGCCAAAATGGGGTAGTTTGAGAATGGCGGATGCGAGAAG of the Trichoderma breve strain T069 chromosome 4, whole genome shotgun sequence genome contains:
- a CDS encoding major facilitator superfamily domain-containing protein; the encoded protein is MSVEEASTIAKPHYQEVEHEKLHDAAERGQAATDEYGQSLVELDPKAEARLRWKLDLYLLPSVALLYLFCFIDRANIGNARLAGFEKDLGLTGYDYNTVLSIFYISYIILEIPSNILCKWMGPGWFIPASSLGFGLCSIFTALVHNKAQACAVRFFLGAFETGLLPGIAYYLSRWYRRSELAFRLAMYLVMAPLAGAFGGLLASAILKLPHFGSFTSWRMIFAIEGVITVGLSVISFFTITDRPSTARWLTQDERDLCIARIKSERVGTTTLLDKMDKKKMLRGIKNPMTISTAIIFLFVNITVQGLAFFTPTVVQTIYPHNSVISQQLYTVPPYIVGAFFTVVFPLLSWHIDRRQIIIAASAPLGMTGYIMFLASTNPRVRYGATFLITSSVFALGPMVNSQVSANVVTDSARSSAIGFTVMLGNIGGLISTWSFLPFDAPNFHIGNGLNLATTTMVLIVSSAMLVWMIRDNRKRDGRNVEEQLNGLSPEEIEDLDWKHPGFRWRP
- a CDS encoding fungal specific transcription factor domain-containing protein, producing the protein MDDRRRQPERNRDGNRDSNRPRFEFITVSGTNIRGDTETRRRVRSRAQADYRRRNPPPPRNALTVDLDVGSWLQALSRDAALRPQLGEPAPLDLQQVNETIQINPAGHELIGGREGAGIFLLVPSDQRPRARQLWNHLYGGGCVIFKSMIEIGFLDILQGSASLTQMLSSSAWHRKQVGTGDHESSIDYARYSLMATRALRLRLDDPTQRANLETIIAILTFAAFANLTSNPHLINVHLDGLSHAISGVGGLTALQHLPIIWMMMYWIDIRGSYLQDIKPRYPQPYDILSTESRLRIATMPAARPSDSDSTLSQDPAVVHIFDAIQQVNSILTAEANARGDAFWRTVLFPGFHFAPILYDLLSLPRETDGVSTQFSKRRECFRLAGILYISEVRAKFGMDNTGATSYAYKLLLALKSRDMLVSWGSDNDFLLWSLVIGSVSLCVPETLRLEFMELLSEYPSITGVASLRDAIPPEFRSSYEAT